The following coding sequences are from one Rutidosis leptorrhynchoides isolate AG116_Rl617_1_P2 chromosome 11, CSIRO_AGI_Rlap_v1, whole genome shotgun sequence window:
- the LOC139877340 gene encoding THO complex subunit 7A-like, with amino-acid sequence MLKARKVSGRGETAGGGTAHYAFGALEDDLIIKHRLLTRTTTTRGEPPLKKLQKKFTSFALETEKDADNYADCERLAKAFLQELKTFELPLVKTKAVIDANVREKENFNELNDEINRKIVEAQNDIEELKKQLEESKVERKHKEECEMIRKLIAAQTPRYETQKLINELEKEIAALEAENTASSRTLELRKKQFILLLHVVDELQNTIEEEQKSMLEEMRMSIFENKNIVEGAAAAAGTSESMAID; translated from the exons ATGTTGAAAGCTAGAAAAGTTAGTGGTAGAGGTGAAACAGCAGGCGGCGGAACTGCACATTACGCATTTGGAGCTTTAGAAGATGATTTAATCATCAAACATAGGCTTCTCACTCGAACAACAACCACACGAGGTGAACCTCCTTTGAAAAAACTCCAAAAAAAGTTCACCTCTTTTGCTCTCGAAACCGAAAAAGATGCCGATAATTACGCCGATTGCGAGAGGCTTGCAAAAGCTTTTTTACAGGAGTTGAAGACTTTTGAGCTTCCATTAGTGAAGACAAAAGCGGTTATTGATGCAAATGTTAGAGAAAAGGAGAATTTTAATGAGTTGAATGATGAGATAAATAGGAAGATAGTGGAAGCACAAAATGATATTGAGGAATTGAAGAAGCAACTTGAGGAGAGTAAAGTTGAAAGGAAGCATAAGGAAGAGTGTGAGATGATTAGGAAGTTGATTGCTGCACAAACGCCTAGATATGAGACTCAAAAGCTGATTAATGAATTGGAGAAGGAGATTGCTGCATTGGAAGCCGAAAATACTGCTAGTTCGAGGACGCTTGAGCTTCGTAAAAAGCAATTTATTCTTCTGTTACATGTG GTTGATGAGTTGCAAAACACCATTGAGGAGGAGCAAAAGAGTATGTTAGAAGAAATGCGAATGTCGATTTTTGAGAACAAAAACATTGTGGAaggtgctgctgctgctgctgggaCTTCAGAATCTATGGCTATTGATTAA